In the bacterium SCSIO 12741 genome, TGTTCAGCGCCAATTCTGGTTCCGATTTACAGCCCGTTCATAAAGTGGCTTCCGGTGGTGAATTGTCGAGGGTTATGTTGGCTATTAAGTTCATTCTGAGTAAGAAAACCTCGATGCCTTCCATCATATTTGATGAAATTGATACAGGAGTTAGTGGAGAAATAGCCAACAAAATGGGAGACATGATGAAAGGCATGTCACTCGATCGTCAAGTAATCAGTATTACTCATTTACCCCAAATTGCTGCTAAGGGAGTTCAACACCTTCGGGTGTACAAAGAACACATCGGGGAGGAAACACATACCCGGATTAAGCCCTTGGCTACCGAAGAGCGAATTTTGGAACTGGCCAAAATGCTGAGTGGGGAAGAGGTAAGTTCAATAGCAAAAGAAAATGCCCGGATACTTTTGAATAACTAAGGGTTGACTAACTTTGGCATTCGAAAAAAACACTTAATACATGGGATATAATCTGTTACAGGGTAAAAAAGGAATCATCTTTGGAGCCCTGGATGAAAACTCAATTGCCTGGAAAGTGGCCGTAAAGGCTAAGGAAGAAGGTGCAAGCTTTACCTTGACCAATGCACCCATCGCCCTACGTATGGGAAAAATCAAGGAGCTATCTGCGCAGTGTGATGCCCCGGTTATTCCGGCTGATGCAACTTCAGTTGAAGATTTGGAAAAACTCTTTACGGAGTCCATGGATCATTTGGGTGGAAAGGTTGACTTTGTACTTCACAGTATTGGAATGTCACCTAACGTTCGTAAAGAGCGTGCTTATACCGATTTGAACTACGACTTTTTTCAAAAGACTTTGGATGTATCTGCTTTGTCTTTTCACAAGGTGATGCAAACAGCTATGAAGCTGGATGCGATCAACGATTGGGGAAGTGTATTGGCTTTGACCTACATCGCAGCTCAAAGAACTTTTCCAGACTACAGTGATATGGCAGAAGCTAAAGCCTTGTTAGAATCTATCGCAAGAAGTTTTGGATATCACTACGGAAACAGCAAAAACGTTCGTGTTAATACGATTTCTCAATCTCCTACACCTACTACAGCAGGAACAGGGGTAAAAGGATTTAATGACTTTATTGATTTTGCAGACAAGATGTCTCCACTTGGAAATGCTACGGCAGACGATTGTGCTAACTACTGTTTGACAATGTTCTCCGACTTTACCAAAATGGTGACCATGCAAAATCTGTTTCACGACGGTGGATTTTCGAATATGGGTGTTGCCCCAGAAATTTTCGAAGGATAATCCCGAAAGAAACTCATTAAAAAATGCCTTGCTGTCGGCTCAAATCGAGCTGCAGCGGGCATTTTTTGTTTAAGGGCAGTTCATGGGTAAAGAAACCTACAGGGTAATTCAGTACTTGCGGTATCGGTCACGGGCCGGAAATGCGCATGGTCTGCATTCGCCTTTTGTCTATCGTTTCTACCAGGATGTATGGACAGATAAAACTCCCTTTTACATTTTTCCCATAATCGAACGGGAAAGGAACCGATTGTTGGGTAGCGAAACCCCAATTCCTCAAGTCGATCATGGGGCTGGGTCATCGGTATCCACGGCAGGCAGTCGTACCGTTGGAGATGTGGTTCGTATATCCAGTTCCCCAGCCTGGAAAGGGCAGTTCCTTTTTAAACTGGCCAATTTTTGTGCGAGCCGCCACATGCTGGAGTTGGGCACCTGCCTCGGCCTGGCAACATCTTATCTCGCCTCGGTAAGCAAATCAGCTCGAGTGACTACCCTGGAAGGAAATCCACATCAGGTCAAAGTGGCTCAAAGGCTCTTCGACCGACTCAAACTCAAAAACATTAGCTTGATTGAAGGGCAGTTTAAGGATACCCTGGAGCCTTTATTGGGTAATCTGTCCTTGCCTTTGGATTTAGTCTTTCTGGACGGAAATCATCAGTATCAGCCGACCATGGATTACCTCAATACGATTTTGCCCTTCATGGGAGAGGAGGGAGTGCTGGTTTTCGACGATATTTATTGGTCTGCCGAAATGGGGCGGGCTTGGAAAGAAATCGTGGAGGATGAACGTTTTCCTGTAACCGTCGATCTTTACCA is a window encoding:
- a CDS encoding SDR family oxidoreductase, with translation MGYNLLQGKKGIIFGALDENSIAWKVAVKAKEEGASFTLTNAPIALRMGKIKELSAQCDAPVIPADATSVEDLEKLFTESMDHLGGKVDFVLHSIGMSPNVRKERAYTDLNYDFFQKTLDVSALSFHKVMQTAMKLDAINDWGSVLALTYIAAQRTFPDYSDMAEAKALLESIARSFGYHYGNSKNVRVNTISQSPTPTTAGTGVKGFNDFIDFADKMSPLGNATADDCANYCLTMFSDFTKMVTMQNLFHDGGFSNMGVAPEIFEG
- a CDS encoding class I SAM-dependent methyltransferase codes for the protein MGKETYRVIQYLRYRSRAGNAHGLHSPFVYRFYQDVWTDKTPFYIFPIIERERNRLLGSETPIPQVDHGAGSSVSTAGSRTVGDVVRISSSPAWKGQFLFKLANFCASRHMLELGTCLGLATSYLASVSKSARVTTLEGNPHQVKVAQRLFDRLKLKNISLIEGQFKDTLEPLLGNLSLPLDLVFLDGNHQYQPTMDYLNTILPFMGEEGVLVFDDIYWSAEMGRAWKEIVEDERFPVTVDLYHLGIVFLGIKCPKQHFVLK